Proteins from a single region of Desulfobacter postgatei 2ac9:
- a CDS encoding tyrosine-type recombinase/integrase codes for MTATAQIIQFPGTTAQATRTRSTKKRKPTPAFRQLKYFTKHQIKFIRRQVRDAYALARAKAQVTAIREWMLIDILTRTGLRSAEAADLRCGDVLTSYGESSLFVRAGKGYKTRYVEIQPGLKTHLNSFIKWKEQQGEPTGMDDHLFLGQRGPWTPAAVQQCCKKWIRHCDLDKPGLSAHTFRHSYAVELYQEKRCLRTVQKQLGHASIQTTQIYADVTKEDIQDQIKGMWN; via the coding sequence ATGACAGCAACAGCCCAAATAATCCAGTTCCCAGGGACAACGGCACAGGCTACCCGGACACGATCCACTAAGAAGCGGAAGCCTACCCCGGCCTTTCGTCAACTCAAGTACTTCACCAAGCATCAAATCAAGTTCATCAGGCGGCAGGTCCGGGATGCCTACGCCCTGGCAAGGGCCAAGGCCCAGGTTACAGCCATCCGGGAATGGATGTTGATTGACATCTTGACCAGAACCGGTTTACGTTCCGCAGAAGCAGCAGACCTCAGATGTGGGGATGTCCTTACCAGTTACGGGGAATCCTCACTGTTTGTCAGGGCTGGCAAGGGTTACAAGACCCGGTATGTGGAGATTCAACCCGGTCTGAAAACCCATCTGAACAGCTTCATCAAATGGAAGGAACAGCAGGGGGAACCCACCGGCATGGATGATCATTTGTTTCTTGGTCAACGTGGACCCTGGACCCCGGCAGCCGTCCAGCAGTGCTGTAAGAAATGGATACGCCATTGTGACCTTGATAAACCCGGCTTGTCTGCCCATACCTTCCGTCACAGCTATGCAGTGGAGCTGTACCAGGAAAAACGCTGCCTGCGGACTGTTCAAAAGCAGTTAGGACACGCCAGTATCCAGACCACCCAGATTTATGCTGATGTGACCAAAGAGGACATCCAAGATCAGATCAAAGGGATGTGGAACTGA
- a CDS encoding DUF3102 domain-containing protein, whose product MKRTKFNTPSQGYDTYIHPKTEFLKLPGTRNTEPALTYMFDALNARNDRAGLKPDNPAQKEEILESIKVELKNRGTALKYQTFEIGRALCSAKKILVHGEFKPWVEANFNHSYKTAHNCMRVFEGCAGNPEIVEYLPSSCLYVICSPKFPEDLRQALFDNISGPVDVTKKDIVEIGMKFKMGEITIHDEPIQKLLVKQKQRTLFEKHHIELLGLKGIIENRFKRIKGIIDNGPDNPLIQEIDGEEWEAQEDKIFQIHNGIEKILAQLNVLIDELELKSETVT is encoded by the coding sequence ATGAAAAGGACAAAATTCAATACACCATCCCAGGGATACGATACTTACATCCACCCAAAAACGGAATTTTTGAAGCTTCCCGGAACCCGAAACACTGAACCGGCTTTGACATATATGTTTGATGCTTTGAATGCCAGGAATGATCGTGCTGGACTAAAACCAGATAATCCAGCCCAAAAAGAAGAAATCCTGGAATCCATCAAAGTTGAATTGAAGAACAGAGGAACTGCTTTGAAATATCAGACTTTCGAGATAGGTCGGGCGCTCTGTTCAGCCAAGAAAATTCTGGTTCATGGGGAATTCAAACCCTGGGTTGAAGCAAATTTTAATCACTCGTACAAGACCGCCCATAACTGTATGAGAGTGTTTGAAGGTTGTGCCGGAAATCCTGAAATAGTGGAATATTTACCGTCATCATGTCTTTACGTCATTTGTTCACCCAAATTCCCGGAGGATCTGAGGCAGGCCCTATTTGATAATATCAGTGGGCCAGTTGATGTAACCAAAAAAGATATCGTTGAAATCGGAATGAAATTCAAAATGGGCGAAATCACAATCCACGATGAGCCTATTCAGAAACTACTTGTTAAACAGAAACAGCGAACCCTGTTTGAAAAACATCATATTGAACTGCTGGGCCTGAAAGGTATCATTGAAAATCGGTTTAAGCGTATCAAAGGCATTATTGACAATGGGCCGGATAATCCCCTGATCCAGGAAATTGACGGTGAGGAGTGGGAAGCCCAAGAGGATAAAATTTTTCAGATCCATAACGGAATTGAAAAAATCCTGGCCCAGTTGAATGTATTGATTGATGAATTGGAACTCAAAAGTGAAACTGTTACATAA
- a CDS encoding helix-turn-helix domain-containing protein: protein MNPPLVSSTLSKALTIFKRIIKLDQKATPKAHNILIFQNKLKTILYFLKTLHYNKKYTIKSNGDQMMDLKTARQQARLSQAQVAKAAGVSVGTISTLERGIHRPQPQTARRLERLFGQILTFAAEEGAVQ from the coding sequence ATGAATCCTCCATTAGTTTCCAGCACATTATCAAAGGCTTTGACCATTTTCAAACGAATAATCAAGCTGGATCAAAAAGCAACCCCAAAAGCACACAACATACTGATATTTCAAAATAAATTAAAAACAATCCTTTATTTTTTAAAAACTTTACATTATAATAAAAAATACACGATAAAAAGTAATGGAGACCAAATGATGGATTTGAAAACAGCACGACAACAAGCCAGACTGAGCCAAGCACAGGTAGCAAAGGCCGCCGGTGTTTCTGTGGGGACCATCTCTACCCTTGAACGTGGAATCCACCGCCCACAACCTCAAACAGCGCGGAGGCTGGAACGTTTGTTTGGTCAAATCCTGACTTTTGCTGCGGAGGAAGGGGCCGTCCAATGA
- a CDS encoding GNAT family N-acetyltransferase has translation MIDGGMCVFHLRRDHQLTITEIVSTRKGAGSEMLDKLKKVEGAHSIFAKCPAGWKSNKFYEKQGFELEKTEEQPAKKNQNQGFFSQEEVGKKINCWRLTLVEKKRASLGLV, from the coding sequence TTGATTGACGGCGGTATGTGTGTGTTTCATCTCCGCAGGGACCACCAACTGACCATTACTGAAATTGTCTCTACCCGAAAAGGCGCTGGTTCTGAAATGCTGGACAAGCTCAAGAAGGTTGAAGGCGCTCACAGCATCTTTGCCAAATGTCCTGCCGGTTGGAAAAGTAACAAGTTTTATGAAAAACAGGGCTTCGAACTTGAAAAGACTGAGGAACAACCTGCAAAGAAAAATCAAAATCAAGGTTTCTTCTCCCAAGAAGAGGTTGGCAAGAAAATCAACTGCTGGCGGTTGACATTGGTTGAAAAGAAAAGAGCGTCTTTAGGATTGGTTTAA